Proteins from a genomic interval of Beijerinckia indica subsp. indica ATCC 9039:
- a CDS encoding metallopeptidase family protein: MSETAIDWSQLGAPSLKDIESLAETALAALPAEFRDLCQDIIIRIEDFPDDETLDAMGCETEFDLLGLFTGQGLAQGGPRSLTGQMPNLIFLYRRPLLDYWAEHEDTLGALVTHVLVHEIGHHFGLSDADMARIENEE, encoded by the coding sequence GTGTCTGAAACTGCGATCGATTGGAGCCAATTGGGCGCACCGAGTCTCAAGGATATCGAAAGTCTGGCGGAAACCGCCCTTGCCGCCTTGCCGGCGGAATTTCGCGACCTGTGTCAGGATATCATCATCAGGATCGAGGATTTCCCCGATGACGAGACACTTGACGCGATGGGCTGCGAAACCGAGTTCGATCTGCTCGGCCTATTCACCGGCCAAGGGTTGGCACAAGGCGGACCGCGTTCCCTGACGGGGCAGATGCCGAATTTGATCTTTCTCTATCGCCGGCCCCTGCTCGATTATTGGGCCGAACATGAAGACACGCTCGGCGCACTCGTCACCCATGTTCTCGTGCATGAGATCGGCCATCATTTCGGCCTTTCGGACGCGGATATGGCGCGGATCGAGAATGAGGAATGA
- a CDS encoding WD40 repeat domain-containing protein has product MANSPNSLTENVTLHTFGDPIVDACFLGRTAAFALNEGQVLLLDGGQEKRIDVHKDGIILVAARAGTALLTGGDDGRLMRTFPDGRTEEIAAQKGKWIDAVAGREDGAMAWSTGKQVYCRDAKGEVKTCEAPSTVRGLAFAAKGYRLGMTHYNGVSLWFPNTAAAPERFEWKGSHLDMTLSPDGRFVISTMQENALHGWRISDKANMRMSGYPSKTRSLSWSHDGNWLATSGAESCVIWPFKDKDGPMGKQPQECGVRNAKVSRVAFHPKMPIIAIGYEDGWVLLCRLSDAAEILVHGARQGAEGAITALAWDQNGQNLLFGAADGKAGLLAMPA; this is encoded by the coding sequence ATGGCTAATTCTCCCAATTCCCTGACCGAGAACGTCACCCTTCACACCTTTGGCGATCCTATCGTCGATGCTTGTTTTCTCGGCCGCACCGCTGCTTTTGCCTTGAACGAGGGGCAAGTGCTGCTTCTCGATGGAGGTCAGGAGAAACGGATCGATGTGCATAAGGACGGCATCATCCTGGTCGCTGCGCGGGCTGGTACGGCCTTGCTCACGGGCGGTGATGATGGCCGCCTCATGCGCACCTTCCCCGATGGGCGCACCGAGGAAATCGCTGCGCAGAAGGGCAAATGGATCGATGCCGTGGCCGGGCGCGAGGATGGCGCCATGGCTTGGTCCACTGGCAAACAGGTTTACTGCCGTGATGCGAAGGGCGAGGTCAAAACCTGCGAGGCGCCCTCGACCGTGCGCGGCCTTGCTTTCGCGGCCAAGGGCTATCGCCTTGGCATGACTCATTATAATGGCGTGAGCCTCTGGTTTCCCAATACGGCGGCCGCACCCGAGCGCTTCGAATGGAAGGGCTCCCATCTTGATATGACTTTGTCACCCGATGGACGCTTCGTGATTTCAACCATGCAGGAAAATGCCTTGCATGGCTGGCGCATCAGCGACAAGGCCAATATGCGGATGTCGGGCTATCCATCCAAAACCCGCTCCCTCTCCTGGTCCCATGACGGCAATTGGCTGGCGACATCGGGCGCTGAATCCTGTGTCATCTGGCCGTTCAAGGACAAGGATGGGCCGATGGGCAAGCAACCGCAGGAATGCGGCGTGCGCAATGCCAAAGTCTCTCGCGTGGCCTTCCATCCCAAAATGCCGATTATCGCGATCGGTTACGAGGATGGCTGGGTCCTGCTTTGCCGGCTGTCCGATGCCGCTGAAATCCTTGTCCATGGGGCCCGCCAGGGCGCCGAGGGGGCGATTACCGCGCTCGCCTGGGATCAGAACGGGCAAAACCTCCTGTTCGGTGCGGCCGACGGCAAGGCTGGCCTCCTCGCCATGCCGGCTTGA
- the grxD gene encoding Grx4 family monothiol glutaredoxin: MSAINDLIQSIVDKNDVVLFMKGTPNFPQCGFSGQLVQILGYLDVNYEHVNCLENDEIRQGIKDFSNWPTIPQLYVKGEFIGGCDIVREMFQSGELATHFSGKGIDVKQPTKA; encoded by the coding sequence ATGTCTGCCATCAACGACCTCATCCAATCCATCGTCGACAAGAACGATGTCGTGCTTTTCATGAAGGGCACCCCGAACTTCCCGCAATGCGGCTTCTCCGGCCAGCTCGTTCAGATCCTCGGCTATCTCGACGTCAACTACGAGCACGTGAACTGCCTCGAAAATGACGAGATCCGTCAGGGCATCAAGGACTTCTCCAACTGGCCGACGATTCCCCAGCTGTATGTCAAGGGTGAGTTCATCGGCGGTTGCGACATTGTCCGCGAAATGTTCCAGTCGGGCGAACTGGCCACGCACTTCTCCGGTAAGGGCATCGACGTCAAGCAGCCGACCAAGGCGTAA
- a CDS encoding BolA/IbaG family iron-sulfur metabolism protein, whose protein sequence is MPMEQSEIERLIKAGIPDAKVQITDLVGDKDHYSAIVISSEFTGKTKLQQHQIVYKALGGNMGGVLHALQLTTYAPK, encoded by the coding sequence ATGCCCATGGAACAATCTGAAATCGAACGTCTCATCAAGGCCGGCATCCCGGACGCCAAGGTCCAGATCACTGATCTCGTTGGTGACAAGGATCATTATTCGGCGATCGTGATTTCCTCGGAATTCACCGGCAAGACCAAGCTGCAGCAGCATCAGATCGTCTATAAGGCGCTCGGTGGCAATATGGGCGGCGTCCTGCATGCCTTGCAGCTTACGACCTACGCGCCCAAATAG
- the purL gene encoding phosphoribosylformylglycinamidine synthase subunit PurL — protein MGCPFFSASRNSRKPPDVSADPPITPELVAAHGLKPDEYQRILTLIGREPSFTELGIFSAMWNEHCSYKSSRIHLRKLPTKAPWVIQGPGENAGVIDIGDGEACIFKMESHNHPSYIEPHQGAATGVGGILRDVFTMGARPVASLDLLRFGAPEHPLMRHLIAGVASGIGSYGNSFGVPTVGGSTKFDRRYNGNILVNAMAVGIARQDEIFYAKATGVGNPIVYLGSKTGRDGIHGATMASAAFEADAQEKRPTVQVGDPFAEKLLLEACLELMKTGAVIAIQDMGAAGLTSSAVEMGAKGNLGIELDLDAVPCREPGMSAYEMLLSESQERMLMVLAPEKAAEAEAVFRKWGLDFAIIGKTTDDLRFVIKHEGEIKADLPIKELGDEAPVYDRPSVLTPRPATIAADTIVPPISHGEALLRLIGSPDLASKLWITEQYDSLILGNTIQGPGGDAALIRLGDGPKGLALTADVTQRYCEADPYEGGKQAVTMAWRNLTAVGALPLAVTDNLNFGNPENPKIMGQFIGCLEGIGEACRALDFPIVSGNVSLYNASEGQDIPPTPAIGGVGLLEDASRGATLSIKRPGDAILLLGETQGWLGASLYLRDICGREDGAPPVVDLALEKRIGNFLRGLIANRALTAVHTLTDGGLAVGLAKMALAGGIGARIDIPGHCPAHAYLFGEDQARYLVTAAPEKAEAIRIEAEQLGIACQLIGRTGGPTLELGQEASVAIEDLRRAFEEWLPNHMTGIVIE, from the coding sequence ATGGGCTGCCCCTTTTTCTCAGCCTCGCGCAATTCAAGAAAGCCGCCTGACGTGAGCGCAGATCCCCCCATCACGCCCGAACTCGTCGCCGCCCATGGCCTAAAGCCCGACGAATATCAGCGCATTCTCACCCTTATCGGCCGGGAGCCGAGTTTCACCGAACTCGGCATTTTCTCGGCCATGTGGAACGAGCATTGTTCCTATAAATCCTCGCGCATTCATCTCCGCAAATTGCCGACCAAGGCGCCCTGGGTCATCCAGGGGCCGGGGGAGAATGCCGGCGTCATCGACATTGGCGATGGCGAGGCCTGCATCTTCAAGATGGAGAGCCATAATCATCCCTCTTACATCGAGCCGCACCAGGGCGCGGCGACGGGCGTCGGAGGCATTTTGCGCGATGTCTTCACCATGGGCGCGCGTCCGGTCGCCAGTCTCGACCTGTTGCGCTTTGGTGCGCCGGAGCATCCGCTGATGCGTCACCTCATTGCAGGTGTTGCGAGCGGCATTGGCTCCTATGGCAATAGTTTCGGCGTGCCGACTGTTGGCGGCTCGACCAAGTTCGACCGACGCTACAATGGCAATATTCTCGTCAATGCCATGGCCGTCGGCATCGCCCGGCAGGACGAGATTTTCTATGCCAAGGCGACGGGTGTCGGCAATCCGATCGTCTATCTCGGCTCCAAGACCGGGCGCGACGGCATTCACGGCGCGACCATGGCCTCGGCGGCCTTTGAGGCCGATGCGCAGGAAAAGCGTCCGACCGTCCAGGTTGGCGATCCTTTCGCCGAGAAATTGCTGTTGGAGGCCTGTCTCGAACTGATGAAGACGGGGGCCGTCATCGCCATTCAGGATATGGGGGCTGCGGGCCTGACCTCCTCGGCGGTGGAAATGGGCGCCAAGGGTAATCTTGGCATCGAACTCGATCTTGATGCCGTGCCTTGTCGCGAGCCCGGCATGAGCGCCTATGAAATGCTGCTGTCCGAAAGCCAGGAGCGTATGCTCATGGTGCTCGCGCCCGAAAAAGCCGCTGAGGCCGAGGCGGTCTTCCGCAAATGGGGGCTCGATTTCGCGATCATCGGCAAGACCACGGACGATTTGCGCTTCGTCATCAAACATGAGGGTGAGATCAAGGCTGATCTGCCGATCAAGGAATTGGGTGACGAGGCGCCCGTCTATGATCGGCCTTCGGTGCTGACGCCGCGCCCCGCCACGATCGCGGCGGACACCATTGTCCCGCCCATTTCCCATGGCGAGGCTTTGCTGCGCCTTATTGGCAGCCCGGACCTTGCCTCAAAACTGTGGATTACCGAACAATATGATTCGCTGATCCTCGGCAATACCATTCAGGGACCGGGGGGCGATGCCGCTTTGATCCGCCTCGGCGACGGGCCGAAAGGTTTGGCGCTGACCGCCGATGTGACACAGCGCTATTGCGAGGCTGACCCTTATGAAGGCGGCAAGCAGGCCGTCACCATGGCCTGGCGCAATCTGACCGCTGTCGGCGCCCTGCCGCTCGCCGTCACCGATAATCTGAATTTCGGCAATCCCGAAAATCCGAAAATCATGGGCCAGTTCATCGGCTGTCTCGAAGGCATTGGCGAGGCCTGCCGTGCCCTCGATTTCCCGATCGTTTCCGGCAATGTCTCGCTCTATAATGCGAGTGAAGGCCAGGATATTCCGCCGACCCCCGCGATCGGCGGCGTTGGTCTCCTGGAGGATGCGAGCCGAGGCGCAACCCTCTCCATCAAGCGGCCGGGCGATGCGATTCTTTTGCTTGGCGAGACACAGGGCTGGCTCGGTGCCTCACTCTATCTGCGCGATATTTGCGGCCGCGAGGACGGCGCGCCACCCGTGGTCGATCTGGCGCTCGAAAAACGCATTGGCAATTTCTTGCGCGGCCTGATCGCCAATCGAGCCTTGACGGCGGTCCATACGCTGACGGATGGAGGCTTGGCCGTGGGCCTTGCGAAAATGGCTTTGGCTGGCGGCATCGGTGCGCGGATCGATATTCCGGGACATTGTCCCGCTCATGCCTATCTCTTCGGCGAGGATCAGGCCCGTTATCTTGTGACCGCCGCCCCGGAAAAGGCGGAAGCGATCAGGATCGAGGCGGAACAGCTCGGCATTGCCTGCCAATTGATCGGTCGGACGGGCGGCCCCACATTGGAACTCGGCCAAGAGGCCAGTGTGGCAATCGAGGATCTGCGCCGGGCTTTCGAGGAATGGCTGCCAAACCATATGACAGGCATTGTGATCGAGTAG
- the purQ gene encoding phosphoribosylformylglycinamidine synthase subunit PurQ, with translation MNAAVILFPGSNRENDVCRALEQASGKAPARVWHAEDYLPLGTDLVVLPGGFSYGDYLRCGAIAAQAPIMKAVAAHAARGGLVLGICNGFQILVESGLLPGILMRNANLRFLCRMQHLKIERTDTAFTSHYRPGQVIKVAIAHGEGNYVADEDTLARLEGDGRVAFRYCDAQGTLGGAANPNGSLHDIAGIYSENFNVLGLMPHPENLIEPIIGGTDGLPLFLSLAQFKKAA, from the coding sequence ATGAACGCCGCTGTTATCCTGTTTCCCGGTTCGAACCGCGAAAATGACGTCTGCCGCGCGCTTGAACAGGCGAGTGGCAAGGCGCCCGCGCGCGTCTGGCACGCAGAAGATTACTTGCCTTTAGGCACGGATCTCGTCGTTTTGCCAGGTGGTTTCTCCTATGGCGATTATCTGCGCTGCGGTGCGATTGCCGCCCAGGCTCCGATCATGAAGGCAGTCGCCGCTCATGCGGCACGCGGTGGATTGGTGCTCGGCATTTGCAATGGCTTCCAAATTCTCGTCGAAAGCGGCCTTTTGCCCGGTATTTTGATGCGCAATGCAAATTTGCGTTTCTTGTGCCGCATGCAGCATCTCAAAATCGAGAGGACCGATACGGCCTTCACTTCCCATTATCGGCCGGGACAGGTCATCAAGGTCGCGATCGCCCATGGCGAGGGCAATTACGTCGCCGACGAGGACACTCTTGCCCGCCTCGAGGGCGACGGCCGCGTTGCTTTCCGCTATTGCGATGCGCAGGGCACTTTGGGCGGAGCCGCCAATCCGAACGGCTCGCTGCATGACATTGCCGGAATTTATTCGGAAAATTTCAATGTGCTGGGCCTGATGCCGCATCCTGAAAATCTGATCGAGCCGATCATCGGCGGCACGGATGGGCTGCCCCTTTTTCTCAGCCTCGCGCAATTCAAGAAAGCCGCCTGA
- the purS gene encoding phosphoribosylformylglycinamidine synthase subunit PurS codes for MKARVTVTLRKGILDPQGKAIEGALKTQGLTGIESVRQGKVFDIELSETLVGTAETLLEEACRKLLANQVVEDFRIEILTEY; via the coding sequence ATGAAAGCCCGCGTCACCGTCACTTTGCGCAAAGGCATTCTCGATCCGCAGGGTAAAGCCATCGAAGGCGCCCTGAAAACCCAAGGGTTGACTGGGATCGAAAGCGTCCGCCAAGGGAAGGTTTTCGATATCGAATTGTCTGAGACCCTTGTCGGTACGGCGGAAACTCTTTTGGAAGAGGCCTGCCGCAAGCTTCTCGCCAATCAGGTCGTCGAGGATTTCCGCATCGAAATCCTGACGGAATATTGA
- the purC gene encoding phosphoribosylaminoimidazolesuccinocarboxamide synthase, producing the protein MDHLKPRLIPMNRRRRIYEGKAKVLYEGPEPGTLIQHFKDDATAFNAKKHEVIDGKGVLNNRISEFIFQNLNDIGVPTHFIRRLNMREQLIREVEIVPLEVVVRNVAAGSLSTRLGIEEGTQLPRSIIEFYYKNDELNDPMVSEEHVTAFGWASPQEIDDIMALAIRVNDFLSGLFLGVGIRLVDFKMECGRLWEGDMMRIVVADEISPDSCRLWDIKSNDKLDKDRFRRDLGGLVEAYTEVARRLGILPESEQPRASGPKLVQ; encoded by the coding sequence ATGGATCATCTCAAGCCACGGTTAATCCCAATGAATCGCCGCCGGCGCATTTATGAAGGCAAGGCCAAGGTCCTTTATGAAGGACCCGAACCCGGCACGCTCATCCAGCATTTCAAGGACGACGCCACCGCGTTCAATGCCAAGAAGCATGAGGTGATCGACGGAAAAGGGGTTTTGAACAACCGGATCTCTGAGTTCATCTTCCAGAACCTCAATGATATCGGTGTCCCCACCCATTTCATCCGCCGCCTCAACATGCGCGAGCAATTGATCCGCGAAGTCGAGATCGTGCCGCTCGAGGTCGTCGTGCGCAATGTCGCCGCCGGCTCTCTCTCGACTCGTCTCGGCATCGAGGAAGGCACGCAACTGCCGCGCTCGATCATCGAGTTCTACTACAAGAACGACGAGCTCAACGACCCGATGGTGTCGGAGGAGCATGTCACGGCTTTCGGCTGGGCGAGCCCGCAGGAAATCGACGACATCATGGCCCTTGCCATCCGCGTCAACGACTTCCTTTCCGGCCTCTTCCTTGGCGTCGGCATCCGCCTCGTCGATTTCAAGATGGAATGCGGACGCTTGTGGGAAGGCGATATGATGCGCATCGTTGTCGCCGATGAGATTTCTCCCGACTCCTGCCGGCTTTGGGACATCAAATCCAACGACAAGCTGGACAAGGACCGTTTCCGTCGTGATCTCGGCGGTCTCGTCGAGGCTTATACGGAAGTTGCGCGCCGGCTCGGCATTTTGCCGGAAAGCGAACAGCCCCGCGCGAGCGGCCCGAAGCTCGTTCAGTAA